A stretch of the Candidatus Denitrolinea symbiosum genome encodes the following:
- a CDS encoding 50S ribosomal protein L23 yields MTTIFDVLRRPLITEKSNYQSGKLNQYTFEVASNATRGMVKDAIELIYDVNVTRVNIVNAPAKRGRRAKSRRLLVRKSGFKKAIVTLAAGQTIDAFGGVQ; encoded by the coding sequence ATGACGACGATTTTTGACGTTTTGCGCCGCCCGCTGATCACGGAGAAATCCAATTATCAGTCCGGTAAATTGAATCAGTATACGTTCGAGGTCGCCTCGAACGCGACGCGCGGCATGGTGAAGGACGCGATCGAGTTGATCTACGACGTGAACGTGACGCGCGTGAATATTGTCAACGCCCCGGCCAAGCGCGGCCGCCGCGCCAAGAGCCGGCGGCTGCTGGTGCGCAAGTCCGGGTTCAAGAAGGCGATCGTGACCCTGGCCGCCGGGCAGACCATTGACGCCTTTGGAGGGGTCCAATAA
- a CDS encoding 50S ribosomal protein L2 codes for MAVKKYKPVTPGQRNMTGYAFDEITKSKPERSLLVPLRKSGGRNAYGRVTVRHRGGGHRQFIRKVDFKREKRGIPAKVAAIEYDPNRTARLALLHYADGEKRYIIAPLDVKVGDSLMAGPSAEIRSGNNLPIANIPVGTMIHNIELQEGRGGQLVRSAGGSAQLLAKEGDFAQVRMPSGEVRLIRQVCYATIGQIGNLDHSNIKLGKAGRKRHKGIRPTVRGSAMTPRDHPHGGGEGRQPIGKPGPRTPWGKPTLGYRTRKNKQTDKYIVRRRSKKSR; via the coding sequence ATGGCAGTTAAAAAGTACAAACCGGTGACCCCCGGTCAGCGCAACATGACGGGGTACGCCTTCGATGAAATCACCAAGTCCAAGCCCGAGCGTTCCCTGCTCGTGCCGCTTCGCAAATCGGGCGGACGCAACGCCTACGGCCGCGTCACCGTCCGTCATCGCGGCGGCGGGCATCGCCAGTTCATCCGCAAGGTGGACTTCAAACGCGAGAAGCGCGGCATCCCGGCGAAGGTCGCGGCGATCGAGTACGACCCGAACCGCACGGCGCGCCTGGCGCTCCTCCATTACGCGGACGGCGAAAAGCGCTACATCATCGCCCCGCTGGACGTGAAAGTGGGCGACTCGCTCATGGCCGGGCCGTCGGCGGAGATTCGTTCGGGCAACAACCTGCCCATCGCGAACATCCCGGTCGGCACGATGATCCATAATATCGAGTTGCAGGAAGGCCGCGGCGGGCAGCTCGTCCGCTCGGCGGGCGGCTCGGCGCAGCTGCTGGCGAAGGAGGGCGATTTCGCCCAGGTGCGCATGCCGTCGGGCGAAGTGCGCCTCATCCGCCAGGTCTGCTACGCGACGATCGGGCAGATCGGCAACCTCGATCACAGCAACATCAAACTGGGCAAGGCCGGGCGCAAGCGTCACAAGGGCATCCGCCCGACCGTGCGCGGCTCGGCGATGACCCCGCGCGACCATCCGCACGGCGGCGGCGAAGGCCGTCAGCCGATCGGCAAGCCCGGTCCGCGCACGCCGTGGGGC